One Actinomadura viridis genomic region harbors:
- a CDS encoding carboxylate-amine ligase — MALRFGVEEEYFVADPGSRMVVARAPAVVERASAALGDRASTELIAFLAEAKTSPCDDLGKLEEQIREMRAAMASAAAEEGVRLIATGTPVLGELVPPPISAGARYAESLATFRALDDEQCICSCHVHVEMPDPERAVLVSNHLRPWLPTLVALSGNSPYWAGRDTGHDCWRVLTWARWPVAGPPPFFESLAHYEDLVGTLLGCGALMDTGTIFWDVRPSARLPTIEVRLGDVAMTTREAVLFAALTRALVQVSLAAVEAGEPAPDPAPELLRAAYWLAARNGLAGAGVDVRTGRPAAFRDLAGDLMAHVRPALAETGDADRAAAGMRELLECGTGAQRQRAAFRRRERLTDVVDAAVVHGGSHR, encoded by the coding sequence ATGGCCCTCAGGTTCGGAGTCGAGGAAGAGTACTTCGTGGCCGACCCCGGCTCGCGGATGGTCGTCGCCCGCGCGCCCGCTGTGGTCGAGCGGGCGTCGGCCGCGCTGGGCGACCGGGCCTCGACGGAGCTGATCGCGTTCCTGGCCGAGGCCAAGACCTCCCCCTGCGACGACCTGGGCAAGCTGGAGGAGCAGATCCGGGAGATGCGGGCCGCGATGGCCTCCGCCGCCGCCGAGGAGGGGGTCCGCCTGATCGCCACCGGCACCCCGGTGCTGGGCGAGCTGGTCCCGCCGCCGATCAGCGCCGGCGCCCGGTACGCCGAGAGCCTGGCCACGTTCCGCGCCCTGGACGACGAGCAGTGCATCTGCTCCTGCCACGTGCACGTCGAGATGCCCGATCCGGAGCGGGCCGTGCTGGTGAGCAACCATCTGCGGCCCTGGCTGCCGACGCTGGTGGCGCTGTCGGGCAACTCCCCGTACTGGGCGGGACGCGACACCGGCCACGACTGCTGGCGGGTGCTGACCTGGGCGCGCTGGCCGGTGGCCGGCCCGCCGCCGTTCTTCGAGTCGCTGGCGCACTACGAGGACCTGGTGGGGACCCTGCTGGGCTGCGGGGCGCTGATGGACACCGGGACCATCTTCTGGGACGTCCGGCCGTCGGCGCGGCTGCCCACGATCGAGGTCAGGCTCGGCGACGTGGCGATGACCACCCGGGAGGCGGTGCTGTTCGCGGCGCTCACCCGCGCGCTGGTGCAGGTCTCGCTGGCCGCGGTCGAGGCCGGGGAGCCGGCGCCCGACCCCGCGCCGGAGCTGCTGCGGGCCGCGTACTGGCTGGCCGCCCGCAACGGGCTCGCGGGCGCCGGGGTCGACGTGCGCACCGGCCGTCCGGCCGCGTTCCGCGACCTGGCCGGGGATCTGATGGCGCACGTGCGGCCCGCCCTCGCCGAGACCGGGGACGCCGACCGCGCCGCCGCCGGGATGCGGGAGCTGCTGGAGTGCGGCACCGGCGCGCAGCGGCAGCGGGCCGCCTTCCGGCGCCGCGAGCGGCTCACCGACGTCGTGGACGCCGCGGTGGTGCACGGGGGATCTCATCGGTGA
- a CDS encoding sensor histidine kinase, with translation MALHHPPLDGAGTRGERFVNVVTSAPDGNAFAHPAFFYRDDDEYLRGVVPFILGGRDADEPVAVAVPAPRLEQLRGAVRRAAGPDGAPVTWIDMSEAGRNPGRIIPGVLRAFADRHSRDRVRIVGEPVWPGRSPAEYPACLQHEALINLAFEGRRATIVCPYDVAGLDREILADARATHPVVVDHAGEHPSSEYAPARVLRLCNRPLPERPDIEATSFDHARIPEVRELACRRGAALGLGRVRAGDLELAVNELAANSALHGGGTGVLRIWSEDGHVVCEVRDAGLITDPLVGRRPAGLGTGGGRGVLMVNHLADLVRVHTGPEGTTVRVYMRL, from the coding sequence ATGGCGCTGCACCATCCGCCCCTCGATGGTGCGGGCACGCGGGGTGAGCGTTTCGTGAACGTCGTGACCTCCGCCCCGGACGGGAACGCGTTCGCGCATCCGGCCTTCTTCTACCGCGACGACGACGAGTACCTGCGCGGCGTGGTGCCGTTCATCCTCGGTGGCCGCGACGCGGACGAACCCGTCGCCGTCGCCGTCCCCGCGCCGCGGCTGGAGCAGCTGCGCGGCGCGGTGCGCCGGGCCGCGGGCCCGGACGGCGCGCCGGTGACGTGGATCGACATGTCCGAGGCCGGCCGCAACCCCGGCCGCATCATCCCGGGCGTGCTGCGCGCGTTCGCCGACCGGCACTCCCGGGACCGGGTACGGATCGTCGGCGAGCCGGTCTGGCCGGGCCGGTCGCCGGCGGAGTACCCGGCCTGCCTCCAGCACGAGGCCCTGATCAACCTCGCCTTCGAGGGGCGGCGGGCCACCATCGTGTGCCCGTACGACGTCGCCGGCCTGGACCGCGAGATCCTGGCCGACGCGCGGGCCACCCACCCGGTGGTCGTCGACCACGCCGGGGAGCACCCGAGCTCGGAGTACGCGCCCGCCCGGGTGCTGCGGCTGTGCAACCGCCCCCTGCCCGAGCGTCCCGACATCGAGGCGACCTCCTTCGACCACGCGCGCATCCCCGAGGTCCGGGAGCTGGCGTGCCGCCGGGGCGCCGCCCTCGGCCTCGGCCGGGTCCGGGCCGGTGACCTGGAGCTGGCCGTCAACGAGCTGGCCGCCAACTCGGCCCTGCACGGCGGCGGCACCGGGGTCCTGCGGATCTGGTCCGAGGACGGCCACGTCGTCTGCGAGGTCCGCGACGCGGGGCTGATCACCGACCCGCTGGTCGGCCGCCGGCCCGCGGGCCTGGGGACCGGCGGCGGGCGCGGCGTGCTCATGGTCAACCACCTCGCGGATCTGGTCCGCGTGCACACCGGCCCCGAGGGCACCACCGTCCGGGTGTACATGCGGCTCTGA
- a CDS encoding glutamate decarboxylase has protein sequence MPLMPPRHDGGDGRDLEANPIFSREPVRVPRYALPARETAPDVAYQMIHDELMLDGNARLNLATFVTTWAEPRARALMAECAAKNMIDKDEYPQTAELEERCVRMLARLWHAERPHEVMGCSTTGSSEAAMLAGLALKRRWQHRRRAEGAPEGRPNLVMGINVQVCWEKFADYFEVEPRYVPMEGDRYHLSPETAVERCDENTIGVVAVLGSTFDGSYEPVAGIAAALDDLRARTGLDVPVHVDGASGAMIAPFLDPDLEWDFRLPRVASINTSGHKYGLVMPGVGWALWRDAGALPDDLVFHVNYLGGDMPTFALNFSRPGAQVVAQYYNFLRLGFEGYRRVQRTCRDVATRLAGEIAGLGPFELITDGGEAPVFAFRVREEAAGFGVFDVSGALRERGWLVPAYTFPENRTDLEVLRIVVRNGFSHDLADLLLDDLRRILPRLERQPGPRRGARDAGVFAHGAETRHPRRPGRG, from the coding sequence ATGCCCTTGATGCCTCCCCGGCACGACGGCGGCGACGGCAGGGACCTCGAGGCGAACCCGATCTTCAGCCGCGAGCCCGTCAGGGTCCCCCGGTACGCCCTCCCGGCCCGGGAGACGGCCCCGGACGTCGCCTACCAGATGATCCACGACGAGCTGATGCTGGACGGCAACGCCCGGCTGAACCTGGCCACCTTCGTCACCACCTGGGCCGAGCCCCGGGCGCGCGCGCTGATGGCCGAGTGCGCGGCCAAGAACATGATCGACAAGGACGAGTACCCGCAGACCGCGGAGCTGGAGGAGCGGTGCGTGCGGATGCTCGCCCGGCTGTGGCACGCCGAGCGGCCGCACGAGGTGATGGGCTGCTCGACCACCGGGTCGAGCGAGGCCGCGATGCTGGCCGGCCTGGCCCTCAAGCGGCGCTGGCAGCACCGGCGCCGGGCGGAGGGCGCGCCCGAGGGCCGCCCCAACCTGGTGATGGGCATCAACGTCCAGGTCTGCTGGGAGAAGTTCGCCGACTACTTCGAGGTCGAGCCCCGCTACGTGCCCATGGAGGGCGACCGGTACCACCTGAGCCCCGAGACGGCGGTCGAGCGGTGCGACGAGAACACCATCGGCGTGGTCGCGGTCCTGGGATCGACGTTCGACGGCAGTTACGAGCCGGTCGCCGGGATCGCCGCGGCGCTGGACGACCTGCGGGCGCGGACGGGGCTCGACGTGCCCGTCCACGTGGACGGCGCCTCCGGCGCCATGATCGCCCCGTTCCTCGACCCCGACCTGGAATGGGACTTCCGCCTGCCGCGGGTCGCGTCGATCAACACCTCCGGGCACAAGTACGGGCTGGTCATGCCCGGGGTCGGGTGGGCGCTGTGGCGGGACGCCGGCGCGCTGCCCGACGACTTGGTCTTCCACGTCAACTACCTCGGCGGGGACATGCCCACCTTCGCGCTGAACTTCTCCCGCCCGGGCGCCCAGGTGGTCGCGCAGTACTACAACTTCCTGCGGCTGGGGTTCGAGGGCTACCGCAGGGTCCAGCGGACGTGCCGGGACGTGGCCACCCGCCTCGCGGGCGAGATCGCCGGGCTCGGCCCGTTCGAGCTGATCACCGACGGCGGCGAGGCCCCGGTGTTCGCGTTCCGGGTACGGGAGGAGGCGGCCGGCTTCGGGGTCTTCGACGTCTCCGGCGCGCTCCGGGAGCGCGGCTGGCTCGTGCCCGCCTACACCTTCCCCGAGAACCGCACGGACCTGGAGGTGCTGCGGATCGTCGTCCGCAACGGGTTCAGCCACGACCTGGCCGACCTGCTGCTGGACGACCTCCGCCGGATCCTGCCCCGCCTGGAACGCCAGCCGGGGCCGCGGCGCGGCGCGCGGGACGCGGGCGTCTTCGCGCACGGCGCCGAGACCAGGCACCCCCGGCGGCCCGGCCGTGGCTGA
- a CDS encoding HGxxPAAW family protein, which translates to MSTGSHAGRPKSWVAVAVIFIGFTVGGVALTLGPNWPVFWAGAAIIALGGVLSWVVDIMSDVIVDEPQQ; encoded by the coding sequence ATGTCGACTGGCAGCCACGCGGGACGGCCGAAGTCCTGGGTCGCCGTGGCCGTGATCTTCATCGGTTTCACCGTGGGCGGCGTGGCGCTGACCCTGGGACCGAACTGGCCGGTGTTCTGGGCGGGCGCGGCGATCATCGCGCTCGGCGGCGTGCTGAGCTGGGTCGTGGACATCATGAGCGACGTCATCGTCGACGAGCCGCAGCAGTGA
- a CDS encoding thioesterase family protein yields the protein MSDLPDAFYLPAGADRYEPTRATESPWDSGSQHGGPPTALLAHAIDATAGPGLRLARISVDFLGPIPRREVRIEVSPVKPGRLVSLSEARMVVDGRTAVTARAWHIATGPPPPVTGERIAPPAPPETVTSPEPAPELEGWGYGEAVEWRFSEGGHGTPGLARVWTRVRVPLVAGEDMTGLARTLVVADSANGLSAVLPFHEWLSIPPSMTTTLLRVPEGEWVHMDCRTHLAPDGIGLAQATLCDSEGHLGEVAQPLLVRER from the coding sequence ATGAGCGACTTGCCCGACGCCTTCTACCTGCCGGCCGGCGCCGACCGGTACGAGCCGACCCGCGCGACCGAGAGCCCCTGGGACTCCGGCTCCCAGCACGGCGGACCGCCCACGGCGCTGCTGGCCCACGCGATCGACGCGACGGCCGGTCCCGGCCTGCGCCTGGCCCGGATCTCGGTGGACTTCCTCGGCCCGATCCCGCGCCGCGAGGTCCGGATCGAGGTCTCCCCCGTCAAGCCGGGCAGGCTGGTGTCCCTCTCCGAGGCGCGGATGGTCGTCGACGGCCGGACCGCGGTGACCGCGCGGGCCTGGCACATCGCGACCGGCCCGCCGCCCCCCGTGACCGGCGAGCGGATCGCGCCGCCCGCGCCGCCGGAGACCGTGACCAGCCCGGAGCCCGCACCCGAACTGGAGGGGTGGGGCTACGGCGAGGCCGTCGAGTGGCGTTTCAGCGAAGGGGGCCACGGCACCCCGGGTCTGGCGCGGGTGTGGACGCGGGTCCGCGTCCCGCTGGTCGCGGGCGAGGACATGACCGGCCTGGCCCGGACCCTGGTCGTCGCGGACTCGGCCAACGGCCTGTCGGCGGTCCTGCCGTTCCACGAGTGGCTGTCCATCCCGCCGTCCATGACCACCACCCTGCTGCGCGTCCCGGAGGGCGAGTGGGTCCACATGGACTGCCGCACCCACCTGGCCCCCGACGGCATCGGGCTCGCCCAGGCCACCCTGTGCGACTCCGAAGGCCACCTGGGCGAGGTCGCCCAGCCGCTGCTGGTCCGCGAACGCTGA
- a CDS encoding class II glutamine amidotransferase, with product MCRLFGLSGTRRTRATFWLLDAPDSLRDQSHRDPDGTGLGFFDADGTPRVHKAPIAAYEDRSFALEAREVLSETFLAHLRFASTGGLNLANTHPFEQEGRLFAHNGVIEDLDALDAELGDDRSLVRGGTDSERFFALITREIRAHGGVAAGIESAARWVARNLPVYSLNLILITREELWALRYPGTHELYALRRPRGGHHGDRHLDHAGSGGHLRVRSGDLARAPALVVASERMDDHPGWHPLEPGELLHAGPGLEVTVRTVLPEEPAHRLTLADLRPEAADSQRIA from the coding sequence ATGTGCCGGCTGTTCGGCCTGAGCGGCACCCGGCGGACGCGCGCCACGTTCTGGTTGCTCGACGCGCCGGACAGCCTGCGCGACCAGAGCCATCGCGATCCCGACGGGACCGGGCTCGGCTTCTTCGACGCCGACGGCACGCCGCGGGTCCACAAGGCCCCCATCGCCGCGTACGAGGACCGGTCCTTCGCCCTGGAGGCCAGGGAGGTGCTGTCCGAGACGTTCCTCGCCCATCTCCGTTTCGCCTCCACCGGCGGGCTGAACCTCGCCAACACCCACCCGTTCGAGCAGGAGGGACGGCTGTTCGCCCACAACGGCGTGATCGAGGACCTGGACGCGCTCGACGCCGAGCTCGGCGACGACCGGTCCCTCGTCCGCGGCGGCACCGACTCCGAACGCTTCTTCGCCCTGATCACCCGGGAGATCAGGGCGCACGGAGGCGTCGCCGCGGGCATCGAGTCCGCCGCGCGCTGGGTCGCCCGGAACCTGCCCGTGTACTCGCTCAACCTCATCCTCATCACCCGGGAGGAGCTCTGGGCCCTGCGCTACCCCGGCACCCACGAGCTGTACGCGCTCCGGCGCCCCCGGGGCGGGCATCACGGCGACCGCCACCTCGACCACGCCGGCTCCGGCGGCCACCTGCGCGTCCGCTCCGGCGACCTGGCCCGCGCCCCCGCGCTCGTGGTCGCGAGCGAGCGGATGGACGACCATCCCGGCTGGCACCCGCTGGAACCCGGCGAGCTGCTGCACGCCGGGCCGGGCCTGGAGGTGACGGTGCGGACGGTGCTGCCCGAGGAGCCCGCGCACCGGCTGACCCTCGCCGACCTGCGCCCCGAGGCCGCCGACTCGCAGCGGATCGCCTGA
- a CDS encoding methylmalonyl-CoA mutase subunit beta, translated as MTVPPEELELAAAFPPAERDRWREMVKGVLRKSGAADEDTPLEEIEGLLTRDSHDGVPVAALYTRDDSAPGRPGLAPRLRRVRPEGEGLAGWDVRQRHAHPDPAVTREAILADLENGATSVWLELGETGPPVAAMAEVLRGVHLDLAPVVLDAGGRTREAAEALLALVTERGQAAEAAGNLGADPLGLLARTGAEGFAQASGEPSVEAALATAAALAVRCAREFPGIRAVTVDATPFHDAGGGDAEELGGAIAAGVAYLRALTAAGLSLDEAFGQLEFRLAVNADQFMSIAKLRAARRLWARVAEVCDSAGPAGEGTGETRVALLHAVTSAAMMTRRDPWVNMLRTTVAAFAAGVGGADAVTVQPFDLRIGLPDGFARRIARNTQTLLLEESSLARVVDPAGGSWYVERLTEELARAAWDRFTEIERAGGAAAALESGLVARRIAATWERRRRDIARRGAPLTGVSEYPNLAERLPERPAAPEAPRPAAGGLPVVRYAQDFEALRDRADAHAEATGARPKVYLATLGPVAVHTARASFAANLFQAGGIETVAGEPGGFATSGAAVACLCSSDRLYGEQAEEAARTLREAGAVKVWLAGKGTYEGVDAHVYAGCDAVAVLETTLDDLGVNR; from the coding sequence ATGACGGTGCCGCCTGAAGAACTCGAACTGGCCGCCGCCTTCCCTCCGGCCGAACGCGACCGGTGGCGGGAGATGGTGAAGGGGGTGCTGCGCAAGTCGGGCGCGGCGGACGAGGACACCCCCCTGGAGGAGATCGAGGGGCTGCTGACCCGCGACTCCCATGACGGTGTGCCGGTGGCCGCGCTCTACACCCGTGACGACTCGGCCCCCGGCCGGCCGGGACTGGCCCCCCGCCTCCGCCGGGTCCGTCCCGAGGGCGAGGGCCTGGCGGGCTGGGACGTACGGCAGCGGCACGCCCACCCCGATCCCGCGGTGACCCGCGAGGCGATCCTCGCCGACCTGGAGAACGGCGCCACCTCGGTGTGGCTGGAGCTGGGGGAGACCGGCCCGCCGGTCGCGGCCATGGCCGAGGTGCTGCGCGGCGTCCACCTCGACCTGGCGCCGGTCGTGCTGGACGCCGGAGGGCGCACCCGGGAGGCCGCCGAGGCCCTTCTCGCACTCGTCACCGAGCGGGGGCAGGCGGCGGAGGCCGCCGGCAACCTGGGCGCCGATCCGCTCGGGCTGCTCGCCCGCACGGGCGCCGAGGGGTTCGCGCAGGCGTCCGGCGAGCCGTCGGTCGAGGCGGCCCTGGCGACCGCCGCCGCGCTGGCCGTACGGTGCGCCCGCGAGTTCCCGGGCATCCGCGCCGTCACCGTCGACGCCACCCCGTTCCATGACGCGGGCGGCGGCGACGCCGAGGAGCTGGGCGGCGCGATCGCCGCCGGTGTCGCCTACCTGCGGGCGCTGACGGCGGCCGGGCTGAGCCTGGACGAGGCGTTCGGCCAGCTGGAGTTCCGGCTCGCGGTCAACGCCGACCAGTTCATGTCCATCGCCAAGCTCCGCGCCGCCCGCCGGCTGTGGGCGCGGGTCGCCGAGGTCTGCGACTCCGCCGGGCCCGCGGGCGAGGGGACCGGCGAGACCCGGGTCGCGCTGCTGCACGCGGTGACGTCGGCGGCCATGATGACCCGCCGCGACCCCTGGGTGAACATGCTGCGCACCACCGTCGCGGCCTTCGCGGCCGGGGTCGGCGGCGCGGACGCGGTGACGGTGCAGCCGTTCGACCTCCGGATCGGCCTGCCCGACGGCTTCGCCCGCCGCATCGCCCGCAACACCCAGACCCTGCTGCTGGAGGAGTCCAGCCTGGCCCGCGTGGTCGATCCCGCGGGCGGGTCCTGGTACGTCGAGCGCCTCACCGAGGAGCTGGCCCGGGCGGCCTGGGACCGGTTCACCGAGATCGAGCGGGCCGGGGGAGCGGCCGCCGCGCTGGAGTCGGGCCTGGTCGCCCGCCGGATCGCCGCGACCTGGGAGCGCCGCCGCCGCGACATCGCGCGCCGCGGGGCCCCGCTGACCGGTGTCAGCGAGTACCCGAACCTCGCCGAGAGGCTGCCCGAACGGCCCGCGGCGCCCGAGGCCCCGCGCCCGGCGGCGGGCGGGCTGCCCGTGGTGCGGTACGCCCAGGACTTCGAGGCGCTGCGCGACCGCGCCGACGCCCACGCCGAGGCCACCGGCGCCCGCCCCAAGGTCTACCTGGCCACGCTGGGGCCGGTCGCCGTGCACACCGCGCGCGCCTCGTTCGCGGCCAACCTCTTCCAGGCCGGGGGGATCGAGACCGTCGCCGGCGAGCCCGGCGGCTTCGCGACCTCCGGAGCGGCCGTGGCGTGCCTGTGCTCCAGCGACAGGCTCTACGGCGAGCAGGCCGAGGAGGCCGCGCGCACGCTCAGGGAAGCGGGCGCGGTGAAGGTCTGGCTCGCGGGTAAGGGGACCTATGAGGGAGTGGACGCGCACGTCTACGCGGGCTGCGACGCGGTGGCCGTGCTGGAGACCACCCTCGACGATCTAGGAGTGAACCGATGA
- a CDS encoding MarR family winged helix-turn-helix transcriptional regulator, with protein sequence MTTTPAGRAPAGDAKAPPSLLYMVKRVELAVRSRLDEIVRPAGVTALQYTALTVLERHDGLSAAQLARASFVTAQSMADMVRALEDRGLVRRERNPANRRELLILLTPAGRDLLAACAEPVRRLEERMIGELTPRQVDGFRATLDTAWHALS encoded by the coding sequence ATGACGACCACTCCGGCGGGACGCGCGCCGGCGGGCGACGCCAAGGCACCGCCGTCGCTGCTCTACATGGTCAAGCGGGTGGAGCTCGCCGTCCGCTCGCGCCTGGACGAGATCGTCCGCCCGGCGGGCGTCACCGCGCTGCAGTACACGGCCCTCACCGTTCTGGAACGGCATGACGGCCTGTCGGCGGCCCAGCTCGCCCGCGCCTCGTTCGTCACCGCCCAGTCGATGGCCGACATGGTCCGCGCCCTGGAGGACCGCGGCCTCGTCCGGCGCGAGCGCAACCCCGCCAACCGGCGCGAGCTGCTCATCCTCCTCACCCCCGCCGGCCGCGACCTGCTCGCCGCCTGCGCCGAACCCGTCCGGCGCCTGGAGGAACGCATGATCGGCGAGCTGACCCCGCGGCAGGTGGACGGGTTCCGCGCGACGCTCGACACGGCCTGGCACGCTCTCTCGTGA
- a CDS encoding potassium channel family protein — MADIENDPVVVVGLGRFGTSLALELARRGTEVLAIDKRSKIVQSLSGRLTHIVAADATDIDTLRELGVAEFYRAVVAIGGDLEASILSTALLVELGIDDIWTKAVSRQHARILERIGAHHIVLPEQDMGERVAHLVSGRMLDYVEVDDNFALVKTRPPREIVGTPLGDTRLRSKHGVTVVCVKRPDEDFTYASADTVLEYGDVILVAGPIAKVERFAERA, encoded by the coding sequence TTGGCTGACATCGAAAACGACCCGGTGGTGGTGGTCGGGCTCGGCAGGTTCGGCACCTCGCTGGCCCTGGAACTGGCCAGGCGCGGCACCGAGGTGCTGGCCATCGACAAGCGGTCCAAGATCGTGCAGAGCCTGTCCGGCAGGCTGACCCACATCGTCGCCGCCGACGCCACCGACATCGACACCCTCCGCGAGCTGGGCGTCGCCGAGTTCTACCGCGCGGTGGTGGCGATCGGCGGCGACCTGGAGGCCAGCATCCTGTCCACCGCGCTGCTGGTGGAGCTGGGCATCGACGACATCTGGACCAAGGCGGTCAGCCGCCAGCACGCCCGGATCCTGGAGCGGATCGGCGCCCACCACATCGTGCTCCCCGAGCAGGACATGGGCGAGCGCGTCGCGCACCTGGTCAGCGGCCGGATGCTCGACTACGTCGAGGTGGACGACAACTTCGCGCTGGTGAAGACCCGCCCGCCCAGGGAGATCGTCGGCACGCCGCTCGGCGACACCCGGCTGCGCAGCAAGCACGGCGTCACGGTCGTGTGCGTCAAGCGGCCCGATGAGGACTTCACCTACGCCTCGGCCGACACGGTCCTGGAGTACGGGGACGTCATCCTCGTCGCCGGGCCCATCGCCAAGGTGGAACGCTTCGCCGAACGCGCCTGA
- a CDS encoding TrkH family potassium uptake protein, giving the protein MAHRARARVTLSFLSRFQHPAQVVVSGFLLAIVIGTGLLSLPATTESGERPRFSDALFTATSAVCVTGLASVDTGTHWSVFGHVVIAVLVQVGGLGIMTLATLFAVVVSGRVGLRARLAVAAETKTLRVADVRRLVRNVVIFSLVCEAVAAAVLTARFAVAYEQPLARALYWGLFHAVSAFNNAGFALWPDSLTRFAADPWITLTAAAAVIVGGLGFPVVFELARGWRRPRTWSVLTRLTLMVTAVLLGAGTVIMTFSEWDNPRTLGALPDGRARLLAGFFAAVMPRSGGFNSVDVGQMRPETWLVTDVLMFIGGGSAGTAGGIKVTTFGLLAFVIWAELRGEARVNVGHRRVPEGTQRQAVAIALMAVGLVVAGTFVLLVMTEHTLDRVLFEVISAFATVGLSTGITADLPPAAHVIMVVLMFVGRIGPLTLGTALALRERTRRYELPEERPIVG; this is encoded by the coding sequence TTGGCGCACAGGGCGCGGGCGCGGGTGACGCTCTCCTTCCTGAGCCGGTTCCAGCATCCGGCGCAGGTGGTCGTCAGCGGCTTCCTGCTGGCGATCGTGATCGGCACCGGCCTGCTGTCACTGCCCGCCACCACGGAGTCGGGCGAGCGCCCGCGCTTCTCCGACGCCCTCTTCACGGCGACCTCGGCCGTGTGCGTCACCGGGCTGGCGTCGGTGGACACCGGGACGCACTGGTCGGTGTTCGGCCACGTGGTCATCGCCGTGCTGGTCCAGGTCGGCGGCCTGGGCATCATGACCCTGGCCACCCTGTTCGCCGTGGTGGTCTCGGGCCGGGTGGGACTGCGCGCCCGGCTGGCGGTGGCGGCGGAGACCAAGACGCTGCGGGTGGCCGACGTGCGCCGGCTGGTGCGCAACGTGGTGATCTTCAGCCTGGTGTGCGAGGCGGTCGCGGCGGCGGTGCTGACCGCCCGGTTCGCCGTCGCCTACGAACAGCCGCTCGCGCGGGCGCTCTACTGGGGCCTGTTCCACGCGGTCTCGGCGTTCAACAACGCCGGGTTCGCGCTGTGGCCCGACAGCCTGACGCGGTTCGCGGCCGATCCCTGGATCACCCTGACGGCGGCGGCCGCGGTGATCGTGGGCGGGCTGGGCTTCCCGGTGGTGTTCGAGCTGGCCCGCGGCTGGCGGCGGCCCCGGACGTGGTCGGTGCTGACCCGGCTGACGCTGATGGTGACCGCCGTCCTGCTGGGCGCCGGCACGGTCATCATGACCTTCAGCGAGTGGGACAACCCGCGGACGCTGGGGGCCCTGCCCGACGGCCGGGCCCGGCTGCTGGCGGGGTTCTTCGCCGCGGTGATGCCGCGCAGCGGCGGCTTCAACAGCGTCGACGTCGGGCAGATGCGCCCGGAGACCTGGCTGGTCACCGACGTGCTGATGTTCATCGGCGGCGGCAGCGCGGGCACCGCGGGCGGGATCAAGGTGACCACGTTCGGGCTGCTGGCCTTCGTCATCTGGGCCGAGCTGCGCGGCGAGGCCCGGGTGAACGTGGGGCACCGGAGGGTGCCCGAGGGGACGCAGCGGCAGGCGGTCGCGATCGCGCTGATGGCGGTCGGGCTGGTGGTGGCCGGCACCTTCGTGCTGCTGGTCATGACCGAGCACACCCTGGACCGGGTGCTGTTCGAGGTGATCTCCGCGTTCGCCACGGTGGGGCTGTCGACCGGGATCACCGCCGACCTGCCGCCCGCCGCGCACGTGATCATGGTGGTGCTGATGTTCGTGGGAAGGATCGGTCCCCTCACCCTGGGGACCGCGCTGGCGCTGCGGGAACGGACCCGCCGCTACGAGCTGCCGGAGGAGCGACCCATCGTTGGCTGA
- a CDS encoding amidohydrolase family protein has protein sequence MSAPTMDVERLTAIDVHTHAEISKDGHRSLSPRLFGASEKYFKAQGHRQPTIDEMAGYYRERRMAAVVFTVDAEHATGWPRIANEEVAESCAAHPDVLIPFASVDPWKGRAGVREARRLVEEHGVRGFKFHPSIQGFAPNDPMAYPLYEVIEELGVPALFHTGQTGIGAGVPGGGGIRLKYSDPMLVDDVAVDFPELRIILAHPSFPWQDEALAVATHKPYVHIDLSGWSPKYFPPQLVRYANSLLKDKVLFGPDYPVITPDRWLADFAELDIKPEVRPRILKDNAARLLGLT, from the coding sequence ATGAGCGCACCGACCATGGACGTTGAACGGCTGACCGCGATCGACGTGCACACCCACGCGGAGATCTCCAAGGACGGCCACCGGTCACTGAGCCCCCGGCTGTTCGGCGCCTCGGAGAAGTACTTCAAGGCGCAGGGGCACCGGCAGCCCACGATCGACGAGATGGCCGGGTACTACCGCGAGCGGCGGATGGCCGCGGTGGTGTTCACCGTCGACGCCGAGCACGCGACCGGATGGCCGCGGATCGCCAACGAGGAGGTCGCCGAGAGCTGCGCGGCCCACCCCGACGTGCTGATCCCGTTCGCCAGCGTGGATCCCTGGAAGGGCAGGGCGGGCGTACGGGAGGCGCGCAGGCTCGTCGAGGAGCACGGGGTGCGCGGGTTCAAGTTCCACCCCAGCATCCAGGGGTTCGCGCCGAACGACCCGATGGCCTACCCGCTCTACGAGGTGATCGAGGAACTGGGCGTCCCCGCGCTGTTCCACACCGGCCAGACCGGGATCGGGGCGGGCGTGCCCGGCGGCGGGGGCATCCGGCTGAAGTACTCCGACCCCATGCTGGTCGACGACGTCGCGGTGGACTTCCCCGAGCTGCGGATCATCCTGGCGCACCCGTCCTTCCCCTGGCAGGACGAGGCGCTGGCGGTGGCCACGCACAAGCCGTACGTCCACATCGACCTGTCGGGGTGGTCGCCCAAGTACTTCCCGCCGCAGCTCGTGCGGTACGCCAACAGCCTGCTCAAGGACAAGGTGCTGTTCGGGCCCGACTACCCGGTCATCACCCCCGACCGGTGGCTGGCCGACTTCGCCGAGCTCGACATCAAGCCCGAGGTCCGCCCGAGGATCCTCAAGGACAACGCCGCGCGCCTGCTCGGCCTCACCTGA